Proteins encoded together in one Apis cerana isolate GH-2021 linkage group LG4, AcerK_1.0, whole genome shotgun sequence window:
- the LOC108000836 gene encoding tolloid-like protein 1 isoform X3 gives MASVFWHVSGNNLISTTFILLLLLCPHSSTECDQKFISTPDGPPNGTFHAPTLINYDGDSRQCVYTFFAGPRQRVELIFNSFGLRGTPPDGSAVGELPACVHEYMDVYAEIRSENTSKLVETPFGGRFCGPIPPRRRVSLYQGIALSFYTDKNITLPTLFSGTYAFINSSEYEVGTPAPSTPCSFTVDSEHKRNGNILSPTYPGTYPKGIVCSYQFIGNKSQRVRLEFRDFDLFFGGQHCPLDYVKVYDGLNDTSAVIGTYCGQQRNLVLYSSESSLYVLFVTLQRTANTQNRGFKGIFEFSESFVKLDFITANKGEHIRGSECDQKILSKKESSGQVVSPNFPFPYIPKVVCRYFIYGMQDSQHLERVRLEFIIFNIPKNKTIGDSSCTDGYLKLYLKGQEATDSYDKFDYELCGVKSNPNHVVSDGPRLVMVFSSGESQGQGFKARYTFETEYKIPGTAAPDGSCTFTYRSSSRKRGDFNSPRHPSNYPSDTNCTYLFLATPNEQVTLIFDYFKVRTKNMNMTDGHYGMEICQDDWLEIYNMYRDNTEKLIGRYCGNTAPGPVESNLGALGLRVILHSDSELVYSGFKARYTFEVAKPIFGDCGSNISSVNYGIIASPNFPNKYDGPARNMASKTCNWFIRVRPNQRILLNFESFSVEGDQSVRGCPAAVLRMWYSVSSTPIELCGVKTSDKWTYLSEDNNMRLSFILADKAVGQLGFKAIWTEVSTNTDCQNQFLCSKNKYCIAESLRCNEVYNCGPADDSDEENCAASAPLSPALAGVSAMLLLSLCFVFVAI, from the exons ATGGCTTCAGTATTCTGGCATGTCTCTGggaataatttgatttctacTACTTTTATCTTGCTCTTGCTACTTTGTCCTCACAGTAGTACAG AGTGTGATCAAAAGTTTATAAGCACACCTGATGGACCACCGAATGGAACATTTCACGCGCCaacgttaattaattacgaCGGAGATTCCCGACAATGCGTATACACGTTTTTTGCTGGACCACGACAACGAGtcgaattgatatttaattcgttTGGTCTTCGGGGAACACCTCCAga TGGATCCGCTGTTGGAGAATTACCCGC TTGTGTCCACGAATATATGGATGTGTATGCGGAAATACGATCGGAGAATACCAGCAAATTGGTAGAAACGCCTTTCGGTGGTCGTTTCTGTGGTCCGATCCCACCTCGTAGGCGTGTTTCTCTTTACCAGGGAATTGCTCTAAGTTTTTAcaccgataaaaatattacgttaCCTACCCTGTTCAGCGGTACTTATGCCTTTATCAATTCAT CTGAATACGAGGTGGGAACACCAGCTCCCAGCACACCATGCTCTTTCACGGTAGATTCGGAACATAAACGCAATGGTAATATATTATCTCCTACGTATCCTGGCACATATCCAAAGGGTATTGTATGCAGTTATCAATTTATCGGGAATAAATCGCAACGAGTGAGACTCGAGTTCCGGGACTTTGATTTGTTCTTCGGAGGTCAACa CTGTCCTTTGGATTACGTAAAAGTGTACGACGGTTTAAACGATACGTCGGCCGTCATAGGAACTTATTGCGGTCAACAGCGAAATTTGGTACTGTATTCGTCGGAATCTAGTTTGTACGTGTTGTTCGTTACCCTTCAACGTACGGCCAATACGCAAAATCGTGGATTCAAGGGCATCTTTGAATTCTCAGAGAGTTTTGTTAAATTAG ACTTTATAACCGCTAACAAGGGTGAGCATATACGAGGATCGGAATGTGATCAGaagattttaagtaaaaaggAATCGTCTGGACAAGTTGTTAGCCCAAACTTTCCATTTCCGTACATACCAAAGGTCGTGTGTCGGTATTTCATTTATGGAATGCAAGATTCGCAGCATCTCGAACGTGTTCGACTagagtttataatatttaatataccaaAGAATAAGACGATAGGAGa TTCGTCTTGCACCGATGgatatttaaagttatatttgaAAGGGCAAGAAGCGACGGATTCTTACGACAAATTTGATTACGAATTGTGCGGCGTGAAGAGCAATCCGAACCACGTAGTTAGCGATGGGCCGAGACTTGTGATGGTGTTTAGCAGCGGAGAATCTCAAGGACAAGGTTTTAAAGCACG atacacCTTTGAAACGGAATATAAAATACCGGGCACCGCTGCACCCGACGGTAGCTGTACATTTACATACCGCAGTTCCTCTCGCAAAAGAGGAGATTTTAATTCTCCTCGACATCCTAGTAATTATCCAAGCGATACAAATTGCACATATTTATTCTTAGCGACGCCAAACGAGCAAGTTAccttaatatttgattattttaaagttcGAACGAAAAATATGAACATGACGGATGGACATTATGG aatGGAAATTTGTCAAGATGATTGgttggaaatatataatatgtatcgGGACAATACGGAAAAATTGATAGGTAGATATTGCGGTAACACGGCGCCAGGGCCTGTTGAATCGAATCTCGGTGCTCTCGGTTTAAGAGTAATTCTCCATTCGGACTCGGAACTGGTTTATAGCGGTTTTAAAGCCCGTTACACGTTCGAAGTGGCAAAACCTATATTTGGAG ATTGCGGATCGAATATAAGTAGCGTGAACTACGGTATTATCGCCAGTCCGAATTTTCCAAACAAGTACGATGGACCCGCGAGAAATATGGCAAGTAAAACTTGCAATTGGTTTATAAGAGTTCGACCGAATCagcgaatattattaaattttgaatcattttcGGTAGAGGGTGATCAATCag TTCGTGGTTGTCCAGCTGCTGTGCTGCGCATGTGGTATTCCGTATCGTCCACACCTATCGAGTTATGCGGTGTGAAAACGTCAGATAAATGGACTTATCTTTCTGAGGATAACAACATGCGACTTAG cttcaTATTGGCCGACAAAGCGGTTGGACAACTGGGATTTAAAGCAATATGGACGGAAGTAAGCACAAATACCGACTGCCAGAATCAATTTTTGTGcagcaaaaataaatactgcATTGCAGAGTCGCTTCGATGTAATGAGGTTTATAATTGCGGCCCAGCTGATGATTCGGATGAAGAAAATT GTGCAGCATCAGCCCCATTGTCACCAGCACTGGCTGGAGTCTCTGCCatgcttcttctctctctgtgCTTTGTGTTCGTGGCCATCTGA
- the LOC108000836 gene encoding tolloid-like protein 1 isoform X6 yields MASVFWHVSGNNLISTTFILLLLLCPHSSTECDQKFISTPDGPPNGTFHAPTLINYDGDSRQCVYTFFAGPRQRVELIFNSFGLRGTPPDGSAVGELPACVHEYMDVYAEIRSENTSKLVETPFGGRFCGPIPPRRRVSLYQGIALSFYTDKNITLPTLFSGTYAFINSSEYEVGTPAPSTPCSFTVDSEHKRNGNILSPTYPGTYPKGIVCSYQFIGNKSQRVRLEFRDFDLFFGGQHCPLDYVKVYDGLNDTSAVIGTYCGQQRNLVLYSSESSLYVLFVTLQRTANTQNRGFKGIFEFSESFVKLDFITANKGEHIRGSECDQKILSKKESSGQVVSPNFPFPYIPKVVCRYFIYGMQDSQHLERVRLEFIIFNIPKNKTIGDSSCTDGYLKLYLKGQEATDSYDKFDYELCGVKSNPNHVVSDGPRLVMVFSSGESQGQGFKARYTFETEYKIPGTAAPDGSCTFTYRSSSRKRGDFNSPRHPSNYPSDTNCTYLFLATPNEQVTLIFDYFKVRTKNMNMTDGHYGMEICQDDWLEIYNMYRDNTEKLIGRYCGNTAPGPVESNLGALGLRVILHSDSELVYSGFKARYTFEVAKPIFGDCGSNISSVNYGIIASPNFPNKYDGPARNMASKTCNWFIRVRPNQRILLNFESFSVEGDQSVRGCPAAVLRMWYSVSSTPIELCGVKTSDKWTYLSEDNNMRLSFILADKAVGQLGFKAIWTEVSTNTDCQNQFLCSKNKYCIAESLRCNEVYNCGPADDSDEENCK; encoded by the exons ATGGCTTCAGTATTCTGGCATGTCTCTGggaataatttgatttctacTACTTTTATCTTGCTCTTGCTACTTTGTCCTCACAGTAGTACAG AGTGTGATCAAAAGTTTATAAGCACACCTGATGGACCACCGAATGGAACATTTCACGCGCCaacgttaattaattacgaCGGAGATTCCCGACAATGCGTATACACGTTTTTTGCTGGACCACGACAACGAGtcgaattgatatttaattcgttTGGTCTTCGGGGAACACCTCCAga TGGATCCGCTGTTGGAGAATTACCCGC TTGTGTCCACGAATATATGGATGTGTATGCGGAAATACGATCGGAGAATACCAGCAAATTGGTAGAAACGCCTTTCGGTGGTCGTTTCTGTGGTCCGATCCCACCTCGTAGGCGTGTTTCTCTTTACCAGGGAATTGCTCTAAGTTTTTAcaccgataaaaatattacgttaCCTACCCTGTTCAGCGGTACTTATGCCTTTATCAATTCAT CTGAATACGAGGTGGGAACACCAGCTCCCAGCACACCATGCTCTTTCACGGTAGATTCGGAACATAAACGCAATGGTAATATATTATCTCCTACGTATCCTGGCACATATCCAAAGGGTATTGTATGCAGTTATCAATTTATCGGGAATAAATCGCAACGAGTGAGACTCGAGTTCCGGGACTTTGATTTGTTCTTCGGAGGTCAACa CTGTCCTTTGGATTACGTAAAAGTGTACGACGGTTTAAACGATACGTCGGCCGTCATAGGAACTTATTGCGGTCAACAGCGAAATTTGGTACTGTATTCGTCGGAATCTAGTTTGTACGTGTTGTTCGTTACCCTTCAACGTACGGCCAATACGCAAAATCGTGGATTCAAGGGCATCTTTGAATTCTCAGAGAGTTTTGTTAAATTAG ACTTTATAACCGCTAACAAGGGTGAGCATATACGAGGATCGGAATGTGATCAGaagattttaagtaaaaaggAATCGTCTGGACAAGTTGTTAGCCCAAACTTTCCATTTCCGTACATACCAAAGGTCGTGTGTCGGTATTTCATTTATGGAATGCAAGATTCGCAGCATCTCGAACGTGTTCGACTagagtttataatatttaatataccaaAGAATAAGACGATAGGAGa TTCGTCTTGCACCGATGgatatttaaagttatatttgaAAGGGCAAGAAGCGACGGATTCTTACGACAAATTTGATTACGAATTGTGCGGCGTGAAGAGCAATCCGAACCACGTAGTTAGCGATGGGCCGAGACTTGTGATGGTGTTTAGCAGCGGAGAATCTCAAGGACAAGGTTTTAAAGCACG atacacCTTTGAAACGGAATATAAAATACCGGGCACCGCTGCACCCGACGGTAGCTGTACATTTACATACCGCAGTTCCTCTCGCAAAAGAGGAGATTTTAATTCTCCTCGACATCCTAGTAATTATCCAAGCGATACAAATTGCACATATTTATTCTTAGCGACGCCAAACGAGCAAGTTAccttaatatttgattattttaaagttcGAACGAAAAATATGAACATGACGGATGGACATTATGG aatGGAAATTTGTCAAGATGATTGgttggaaatatataatatgtatcgGGACAATACGGAAAAATTGATAGGTAGATATTGCGGTAACACGGCGCCAGGGCCTGTTGAATCGAATCTCGGTGCTCTCGGTTTAAGAGTAATTCTCCATTCGGACTCGGAACTGGTTTATAGCGGTTTTAAAGCCCGTTACACGTTCGAAGTGGCAAAACCTATATTTGGAG ATTGCGGATCGAATATAAGTAGCGTGAACTACGGTATTATCGCCAGTCCGAATTTTCCAAACAAGTACGATGGACCCGCGAGAAATATGGCAAGTAAAACTTGCAATTGGTTTATAAGAGTTCGACCGAATCagcgaatattattaaattttgaatcattttcGGTAGAGGGTGATCAATCag TTCGTGGTTGTCCAGCTGCTGTGCTGCGCATGTGGTATTCCGTATCGTCCACACCTATCGAGTTATGCGGTGTGAAAACGTCAGATAAATGGACTTATCTTTCTGAGGATAACAACATGCGACTTAG cttcaTATTGGCCGACAAAGCGGTTGGACAACTGGGATTTAAAGCAATATGGACGGAAGTAAGCACAAATACCGACTGCCAGAATCAATTTTTGTGcagcaaaaataaatactgcATTGCAGAGTCGCTTCGATGTAATGAGGTTTATAATTGCGGCCCAGCTGATGATTCGGATGAAGAAAATT gtAAGTAG